CATCGAGAAGCCGACCAGGACCGCGTCGCGCACATCGAGGGTGTCGAGCACCACCTTCAGGTCGTCGGCGAAGGTGTCGTAGTCGTAGCCGGTGGTGACCTGGCTGGAGCGGCCGAAGCCGCGGCGGTCGTAGGTGATGACGCGGTAGCCGGCGTCGAGCAGGGCTGCGGTCTGCTTCTCCCACGAGTGGCCGTCGAGCGGGAAGCCGTGGATGAGCACGACCGGCTGCCCCGAGCCGTGGTCCTCGTAGAAGAGCTCGATCGGGGTGGAGTTCTCGGTGCCGACGGTGATGTAGCCCATGACGTTTCCTCTCGTCCTCGTTATGCGAGAACGCTCGTTCTCGCCGCTGTCGACGACTATATGAGAACCAGCGTTCTCCGTCAAGTACAATCGGTGCATGGCAGACGAAGAGGTGCGCCGGCGCATCGTCGACGCGGCGGACGGGCTCTACTACGCGAAGGGCTTCCACGCGGTCGGGATGGACGAGATCCGCGACAGCGCGGGTGTCTCGCTGCGCAAGCTGTACGGCGAGTTCCCGTCGAAGGACGAGCTCATCCTCGCCGTGCTCGACAAGCGGCACCGGATGTGGACCGACGGCGTCGCGGCGCGCGTCGCCACGACCGAAGGGGCGGAGGCGCGGCTCCTCGCGATCTACGACTACCTGGCGGACTGGTTCGTGGACGATGCCTTCCGCGGCTGCGGCTTCATCAACGCGTTCGGCGAGTTGGGTGCGGCCGACCCGCAGGTGGCAGAGGCGGCGCGGACGCACAAGGAGTCGTTCCAGAGGTACGTGGCCGACCTGGCTCGGGAGGCGGGGGCGGGGCCGGCGCTGGCGCCGCAGCTCGCGATCCTGGCGGAGGGCGCGCAGACGACGGCGGCGATCGCCGGGACACCGGACGCGGCGGCCGACGCGCGCGCGGCGGCCGAGGTGCTGATCCGGGCGGCGCTGGCGGGGTCGGGGGCGCGCTCCTGAGCCCGCGTGCGCCGCTGACGCCCGGCGGCGGCCGGCGCTACACCACGCGGTCGTTCCCCCCGTCGACCGAGAGGTGGGCGCCCGTGGTGGCCGGGAGGCCCGCGGCGAAGGCGAGGACGGCCTCCGCCACCAGGGCGCTCGTGACCTCGACGCCGAGGAGGTTGCGGGTGCGGTACTCCTCGACCGTGAGGCCGTAGCGCGCCGCGCGTTCGGCGAGCAGCTCCGGGGTCCAGATGGCGGTGTCGAAGACCGCGTCCGGCTCGACCTGGTTGACGCGAATGCCGTCGGCCGCCCACTCGAGTGCGGCGACGCGGGCGAGCTGGGCCGCCCCGGTCTTGCTCGCCGAGTAGGCCGCCGCACCCGGGCCGGGGGCTGCGACGTTCTTGGTCGAGACGAGCACGACCCGGCCTCCGCGCGGCGCGAGGGCGAGCAGCGGGTGCGCGGCGCGCAGGGCGCGCGCGACCGCCGTCGTGTTCACCCGCAGCGAACGCTCCCACACCTCGTCGGCGAAGGAGGCCAGCGGCTCGCTCGCGGGGAAGATCCCGGCGGCGACCACGAGGATGTCGAGACCTCCGAAATCGCGCGCCGCGACCTCCAGCGCCCGGTCGAGCACGGCCGGGTCGGAGACGTCGCCGACGACGCCGCGCCACGGGGGCCCGGCGAACGCCGACTCGACCGCCGCGCTCAGGTCGACCCCGATGACGGACGCCCCCTGGGCCAGCAGTGAAGCGGCGGCGGACCGGCCGATGCCGGAGGCGGCGCCGGTGACCAGCGCCACCTCGCCGTCGAGCGGGCGGCCGGAGGCGCCGGCGCGCAGGCGGGCCTGCTCCAGCTCCCAGTACTCGATGTCGAAGGTGAGGGCCTCGTCGAGCGAGCGGTAGCCCGCCTGAGCGTCGGCGGCCTCCACGATGTCCATGGTGTGCAGGGCGATGTCGTGCACGGCGTCGGCGGCCGAGCGCGAGACGCCGGCGGTGAGGAGGCCCAGGTGCGGGTCGAGGACGACGCGCGGCGCCGGGTCGATCGGCTCGATGGCGCCGGGGATGCGATCGCGGTGGGCGTCCACGTAGGCGGCGTACGCGTCGGCGTACGCGTCGACGTCGCGCCCGATCAGTGGCGATCGCTTGGTGCGTATGACGTGCTCAGGCGTGGCTGTGCCGCGCGCGGTCACCGATGCGAGGTCGGGGCGCTGCGCGTACGCGAGCGCGCGCGACGACGAGGACTGGCGGAGGACCAGCGGGCGACCGGCGGCGCGCGAGATCTCACGGCGCAAGGTGGCCAGCTCGACGGGCGAACCGGCGCGGTCGATGGGGGTGCCGGGGGCGCCCCACTCCCGCGCCCCGAACGACGCCGACGCGCGCTCGACCAGTTCGAGGTGGCGCCGCAGCGCCTCGTCAGGGTCGTCGGCGAAGGTGAAGAGGCCGTGATTGGCGAGCACGAGGGCGTCGACGCCGTCGAGCGGAGCCTCCGCCACGGCCCGCGCGAGCGGGAACCCTGGCATCACGTACGGCAGCACGTGCACGCCGTCGCCGAGCACGTCCGCCGCGCGCTGCACGCCGTCTGGCTGGTCGGTGAGGGCCACGATGGCGTCGGCGTGGGAGTGCAGCACGACGCGGGCGGGGAGGTGCGCGTGCAGCAGGGCCTCGATGGAGGCGGTGGGCGCCGATGCGTCGAGCGACGCCTGGCGCACCTCGTTGACCATGCGGCTGTCGGACAGCTCCTCCAGGCGCAGCAGCCGCCGGAGGCGGTCGCGGCGCAGCGGAGCGAAGCCGGCGGGCTCGATCGAGCCGAGATCCCAGCCGCTGCCCTTGACGAGGACGAGCTCGACCTCCTCGCCGGTCACATCGCGGCCGACCGCCTTGATGGAGGTGTTGCCGCCGCCGTGCAGGACGAGCGCGGCGTCGCCGCCGAGCGCCCGCGAGACGCGCGTGATCTCGGCGAGGGCGGCCTCCACCTCCGGTCCAAGGCCCAGGCCCCCAGCACTCGACGCACTCATCGCGCCAGCTCCGTCCACACGTCCCGCATCGCGGCCAGGGTGCGGTCGAACC
The sequence above is a segment of the Leifsonia williamsii genome. Coding sequences within it:
- a CDS encoding TetR/AcrR family transcriptional regulator, producing MADEEVRRRIVDAADGLYYAKGFHAVGMDEIRDSAGVSLRKLYGEFPSKDELILAVLDKRHRMWTDGVAARVATTEGAEARLLAIYDYLADWFVDDAFRGCGFINAFGELGAADPQVAEAARTHKESFQRYVADLAREAGAGPALAPQLAILAEGAQTTAAIAGTPDAAADARAAAEVLIRAALAGSGARS
- a CDS encoding SDR family NAD(P)-dependent oxidoreductase, producing MSASSAGGLGLGPEVEAALAEITRVSRALGGDAALVLHGGGNTSIKAVGRDVTGEEVELVLVKGSGWDLGSIEPAGFAPLRRDRLRRLLRLEELSDSRMVNEVRQASLDASAPTASIEALLHAHLPARVVLHSHADAIVALTDQPDGVQRAADVLGDGVHVLPYVMPGFPLARAVAEAPLDGVDALVLANHGLFTFADDPDEALRRHLELVERASASFGAREWGAPGTPIDRAGSPVELATLRREISRAAGRPLVLRQSSSSRALAYAQRPDLASVTARGTATPEHVIRTKRSPLIGRDVDAYADAYAAYVDAHRDRIPGAIEPIDPAPRVVLDPHLGLLTAGVSRSAADAVHDIALHTMDIVEAADAQAGYRSLDEALTFDIEYWELEQARLRAGASGRPLDGEVALVTGAASGIGRSAAASLLAQGASVIGVDLSAAVESAFAGPPWRGVVGDVSDPAVLDRALEVAARDFGGLDILVVAAGIFPASEPLASFADEVWERSLRVNTTAVARALRAAHPLLALAPRGGRVVLVSTKNVAAPGPGAAAYSASKTGAAQLARVAALEWAADGIRVNQVEPDAVFDTAIWTPELLAERAARYGLTVEEYRTRNLLGVEVTSALVAEAVLAFAAGLPATTGAHLSVDGGNDRVV